The Synergistota bacterium DNA segment TGACCTCACCTCCTCCCGGCACTCCAAGAATAACCTCAATGAGGATCTCATCGAGGAGCACATTCAGTATCTCCACAAGACCGCTTAAGCATACGCGAGATATAGCGTCCTTTACCGCTTTTACCGCAGCTTTAGTGCAATCCTCGCCGTGAAGATCCACCCCCATACCTAACTCGATAGCAAATCTTTTAAGGGTCATCAGAGCAGAAGATCATCTCCGCTCTTGTTATCAAGAGCTGGATGAAGATCGAACCTCACAACCCCGACGCGCGCCTTCCCTCTAACCGCCTTAGCGACTATGCCTAC contains these protein-coding regions:
- a CDS encoding Lin0512 family protein, producing the protein MTLKRFAIELGMGVDLHGEDCTKAAVKAVKDAISRVCLSGLVEILNVLLDEILIEVILGVPGGGEVREEEVRKALPIGKVEIRVVEGGLRVPGIYVPAFGETSNIVVVNACVVVKVPGKWR